The Oryza glaberrima chromosome 9, OglaRS2, whole genome shotgun sequence genome includes a window with the following:
- the LOC127784186 gene encoding uncharacterized protein LOC127784186, giving the protein MVAAAVGEATPPPGGPPSRVSVSSSSSTPRRRCAALTSRFREPASPRRHAWVSLQGRLVGAEEATSAASAAPGLPPDEAVAWELFSPLHRVLLVATVAAASSRSHEARRIEQLQRSIHIRDEVLQSMQQKLDDLFDEMNSLQQQYVKCNTFISSEQGKSELVGSKKVGDYDGARCCACAKPEIAATPHKTKDICGMDDAKSDVVDRSSVSHMDHEERRMSDLSDFCWSVVSSVDNHVNGDNQLSSLAAEQELYNLQKECEEKDAIIKELAATAHTSSTADAKRIAELQEILKRKNMVISKLKKDMSALKQMVVELTRAKRTSSVNLSTSCSELPVMSSNVLYDMSSTSPSSSDSESPVAPRECLDDHLKVDDGIAGDSEYKGSSRFSMESACFPTKNSSAGKLRSTSPLKENRIDPNVETSLVGRQKQRISTNGDFKRTRRQSQQDSRNRATKRWM; this is encoded by the exons atggtcgccgccgccgtcggcgaggcgACCCCTCCGCCGGGCGGGCCACCCTCCCGCGTGTCCGTGTCCTCTTCTTCGTCCACCCCGCGGCGCCGGTGCGCCGCCCTCACGAGCCGCTTCCGCGAGCCGGCGAGCCCGCGGCGGCACGCGTGGGTGTCGCTGCAGggccgcctcgtcggcgccgaggaggcgacgtccgccgcctcggccgcgccgGGGCTCCCTCCGGATGAGGCGGTGGCGTGGGAGCTCTTCAGCCCGCTCCACCGCGTGCTCCTGGTCGCCACCGTCGCGGCTGCCTCCTCCCGCTCCCACGAGGCCCGCCGCATCGAGCAACTCCAGCGATCGATTCATATTAGG GATGAGGTGCTTCAAAGCATGCAGCAGAAGCTTGATGATCTGTTTGACGAGATGAACTCCCTGCAACAGCAGTATGTCAAGTGCAACACCTTCATTTCCTCGGAGCAGGGAAAATCTGAGTTGGTGGGTAGCAAGAAGGTAGGAGATTATGACGGAGCTAGATGCTGTGCGTGTGCAAAGCCAGAGATTGCTGCTACTCCTCACAAGACAAAG GATATCTGTGGAATGGACGATGCAAAATCTGATGTTGTTGATAGGTCCAGCGTGAGTCATATGGACCATGAAGAGCGCCGAATGTCAGACCTCTCAGACTTTTGCTGGAGTGTTGTGTCATCGGTGGATAATCATGTAAATGGGGACAATCAG CTAAGTTCCCTGGCGGCAGAACAGGAATTGTACAACCTTCAGAAAGAATGCGAAGAGAAGGATGCAATCATAAAGGAACTGGCTGCAACTGCACATACATCTAGCACTGCTGATGCCAAG AGAATAGCAGAGCTGCAAGaaattcttaaaagaaaaaacatggtGATATCTAAACTGAAGAAGGACATGTCAGCTTTAAAGCAGATG GTTGTTGAATTAACAAGGGCTAAAAGAACATCTTCTGTCAATTTAAGTACTAGCTGCTCTGAACTGCCAGTGATGTCAAGTAATGTTCTTTATGATATGAGCAGCACTAGCCCATCATCATCAGATTCTGAGTCTCCTGTAGCACCAAGAGAGTGCCTTGATGATCATCTTAAGGTTGATGATGGCATTGCTGGAGACTCTGAATACAAGGGTAGTTCTAGATTCTCAATGGAAAGCGCATGTTTTCCAACAAAAAACTCATCAGCTGGCAAGCTTCGGTCGACTAGTCCATTAAAAGAGAACCGTATAGATCCAAATGTTGAAACAAGTTTGGTCGGTAGACAGAAGCAACGTATATCCACCAATGGAGACTTTAAAAGGACTAGACGGCAAAGCCAGCAAGACTCAAGGAACAGAGCTACAAAGAGATGGATGTAG
- the LOC127784833 gene encoding uncharacterized protein LOC127784833, translating to MMEQEDARRKMAAAAGERGQVVVLECVAGSSKAEEWGGGGGVVQEGDVVEAVRVGRGGGPGPGAAVLEAPFKGGRAALHKAMHAAFKRGDTSVEVRVRGGSELQACILPHSGGGGGGGGGGGGGGGGGGGGGKKQYVLRSLHDPNYVLGFVDRLESECLLLQGTRSTRVASALSRAQLQDGYVAYPWEKKMRDSLRMPNSSSYLSMLVLPKALDLNSCRYESFEDTLARANAWIYSSQVSGIPIEFMNVQSEALLTKISGETASATVNSGSLSDLSNVTNATLYGFEDYHGVDIGVVKAARLWYSSIAEEMPLEIPLEEGDTRLGFAISRTEEGFIFISSVVDNDKDNEAPSTRSGLRDLFNQAREASKLLVISRVSNEKVLPWMISSSGAIRCFDTISLSQKLSLHRLAVRPIQLHLLMWEKPSGPVERIIRSPKLPPQSELPQVPWNLIESIEPRVDVDEDYVGDLSFRIDDLSVGTSWV from the exons ATGATGGAGCAGGAGGAcgcgaggaggaagatggcggcggcggcgggggagcgggggcaggtggtggtgctggagtGCGTGGCGGGGAGCTCCAAGGCGGAggagtggggcggcggcggaggggtggTGCAGGAAGGGGACGTGGTGGAGGCGGTCCGggtggggcgcggcggcggccccggccccggcgccgCGGTGCTGGAGGCGCCGTTCAAGGGGGGGCGCGCCGCGCTGCACAAGGCGATGCACGCCGCGTTCAAGCGCGGGGACACCTCCGTCGAGGTGCGCGTCCGCGGAGGCAGCGAGCTGCAGGCCTGCATCCTCCCtcactccggcggcggcggcggcggcggaggcggtggcggaggcggaggaggaggcggcggcggaggtgggaaGAAGCAGTACGTGCTGCGTTCCCTGCACGACCCCAACTACGTTCTTGGCTTCGTCGACCGCCTCGAAAGCGAGTGCCTCTTGTTGCAAG GCACTAGGAGCACAAGAGTGGCATCAGCCCTGAGCAGGGCACAACTTCAGGATGGTTATGTTGCATACCCATGGGAGAAGAAGATGCGTGACTCGTTGCGCATGCCCAACTCCAGCAGCTACCTCTCGATGCTCGTCCTCCCCAAAGCTCTGGACCTGAATTCATGTCGATACGAGTCCTTTGAGGACACCCTTGCCCGTGCCAACGCGTGGATCTACTCCTCGCAGGTCTCAGGAATCCCCATCGAGTTCATGAATGTGCAGAGTGAGGCTCTTCTCACCAAG ATATCTGGAGAGACAGCGTCTGCAACTGTTAATTCAGGTTCTTTGTCTGATCTGTCTAACGTCACGAATGCGACCCTGTATGGTTTTGAGGATTACCATGGGGTAGATATTGGGGTGGTGAAAGCAGCCCGACTTTGGTACAGCTCCATAGCAGAAGAGATGCCGCTGGAGATTCCACTTGAAGAAGGTGACACGAGGCTAGGATTCGCCATCAGCCGTACTGAAGAG GGTTTTATCTTCATATCTTCAGTGGTTGACAATGACAAGGACAATGAGGCGCCATCGACACGGTCAGGGCTCCGCGATCTGTTCAACCAGGCAAGGGAGGCATCAAAACTGCTAGTTATCTCAAGGGTGTCCAATGAGAAGGTCCTTCCCTGGATGATCTCCAGCTCAGGAGCGATCCGCTGCTTCGACACCATCTCCCTCAGCCAAAAGCTTTCCTTGCACCGCCTTGCGGTGCGCCCCATCCAGCTCCACCTGCTCATGTGGGAGAAACCTAGTGGTCCTGTAGAAAGGATCATTCGCTCTCCGAAACTTCCCCCACAATCTGAGCTACCTCAAGTACCCTGGAATCTAATTGAGAGCATTGAACCTAGAGTAGATGTTGATGAGGACTATGTGGGGGATTTGTCATTTCGGATTGATGATCTTTCAGTGGGAACCAGCTGGGTGTGA
- the LOC127784832 gene encoding IRK-interacting protein-like — MAMAAAAAEAFGTAAATSTPPVQATRQDVQAAIAKAVELRALHAALLQRGGGGGGGGGASASRSPAIIRLPPAASPALSRAGAAAAAVATVDEDYPVFTPAYDEEQMAGLSHICQDNRSRSENWSGIALGGGGSGDDDDDAAFSDYDNLNAFSSSNSELRFPSSTDHHRRHKVHPAFLHSAPSADRFLASAGRATMAGTAELLKAPATCGSAFRPATIGRDHGIDVGALKFLASSGAPLSAAAAAAQPRPAKHRGAQILSWLFPRAKKKAKPMSPSAIERENMSQLLKEWGLLSLDSLRRELADANAHRDAALQEAAEMRSSLGELTTKLAGLEAYCSELKKALRLATSSTSNAQPSSSSMSRRSTRSIGASRELPGPVSHEAMVEGFLQIASEARLSVKQFCKALIQQVEEPDNGLIEKLNILLQPYQLMITDNKHCSKLVLYHLEALMNQAMYQDFENCTFQKNGSPRCLDPKQGSQESFASFVALRNLSWNEVLRKGTKYYSEDFSRFCDQKMSCIVSTLKNWSRPWPEQLLQCFFVAAKCVWLLHLLAFSFTPALTIMRVEESRVFDQMYMENILPDKQQLHNPCQVKIMVMPGFYVQYRVLKCRVLTT, encoded by the exons atggccatggcggccgccgcagccgaggcgttcggcacggcggcggcgacgtcgacgccgccggtgCAGGCAACGCGGCAGGACGTGCAGGCCGCCATCGCCAAGGCGGTCGAGCTGCGGGCGCTCCACGCCGCGCTgctgcagcgcggcggcggcggcggcggaggcggcggcgccagcgccagcCGCAGCCCGGCCATcatccgcctcccgccggccgcgtccCCCGCGCTCTCcagggcgggggcggcggcggcggcggtggccaccgTCGACGAGGACTACCCGGTGTTTACTCCG GCTTACGATGAGGAGCAAATGGCCGGACTCAGCCACATTTGCCAGGACAACCGGAGCCGGTCGGAGAACTGGAGCGGCATCgcgttgggcggcggcggcagcggcgacgacgacgacgacgcggcctTCTCCGACTACGACAACCTCAACGCCTTCTCGTCCTCGAACAGCGAGCTCCGCTTCCCGTCGTCCACCGACCATCACCGGCGGCACAAGGTCCACCCGGCGTTCTTGCACTCCGCGCCGTCGGCCGACCGTTTCCTCGCGTCGGCGGGGAGGGCGACCAtggccggcacggcggagcTGCTCaaggcgccggcgacgtgcggCAGCGCGTTCCGGCCGGCGACGATCGGCCGGGACCACGGCATCGACGTCGGGGCCCTCAAGTTCCTCGCCAGCAGCGGCGCGCcgctctcggcggcggcggcggcggcgcagccccGGCCGGCGAAGCACAGAGGGGCGCAGATCCTCTCGTGGCTCTTCCCGAGGGCGAAGAAGAAGGCGAAGCCGATGTCGCCGAGCGCCATCGAGCGGGAGAACATGTCGCAGCTGCTCAAGGAGTGGGGGTTGCTGTCGCTCGACTCGCTCCGGCGAGAGCTCGCCGACGCGAACGCGCACCGCGACGCCGCGCTGCAGGAAGCCGCCGAGATGAGGTCGTCCCTGGGAGAGCTCACCACCAAGCTCGCCGGCCTCGAGGCCTACTGCTCGGAGCTCAAGAAGGCACTGCGACTAGCGACGAGCTCAACCAGCAACGCTCAACCATCATCATCCTCCATGTCGAGGAGATCAACGCGATCGATCGGAGCAAGCCGGGAGCTCCCGGGGCCGGTCAGCCATGAAGCCATGGTGGAAGGCTTCTTGCAGATCGCCTCCGAGGCGCGGCTTTCGGTGAAGCAATTCTGCAAGGCATTGATCCAGCAGGTCGAAGAACCTGACAATGGATTGATAGAAAAACTAAACATTCTTCTCCAACCTTACCAGCTCATGATCACTGACAACAAGCATTGCTCCAAGCTGGTGCTGTACCATCTGGAAGCTCTGATGAACCAGGCAATGTACCAGGACTTCGAGAACTGCACGTTCCAGAAGAACGGCTCGCCGCGGTGCCTCGATCCCAAGCAAGGATCCCAAGAGAGCTTCGCCTCCTTCGTCGCGCTGCGCAACCTGAGCTGGAACGAGGTGCTCAGGAAGGGCACCAAGTACTACAGCGAGGACTTCAGCCGGTTCTGCGACCAGAAGATGAGCTGCATTGTGTCCACCCTGAAGAATTGGTCCCGGCCATGGCCGGAGCAGTTGCTGCAGTGCTTCTTCGTCGCCGCCAAGTGCGTCTGGCTGCTCCACCTCCTGGCCTTCTCCTTCACCCCCGCGCTGACGATCATGCGGGTCGAAGAGAGCCGCGTGTTCGATCAGATGTACATGGAGAACATCCTACCTGACAAGCAGCAGCTGCACAATCCTTGTCAGGTAAAGATCATGGTAATGCCGGGGTTCTATGTCCAATATCGAGTGCTCAAGTGCAGAGTGCTCACAACTTGA
- the LOC127783598 gene encoding lysine-specific demethylase JMJ30-like: MAGGEPPAPATEAEEGRRAALLREITEEGGFAFVASAEKAACGDLRAAEAAREMAWEQLHSGPWSEVGAAWRDAYALACLHVARLRRLGAAAADRRAALRALDMGLIMGGNLLRADLEAAIARIVADPGGGGDAEAVDEETRRWREGLERNRDDALNILPAKSLSCKKVERRSCISLEEFICDYFLRESPVIISGSIDHWPARTKWKDIQYLKKIAGDRTVPVEVGKNYVCSEWKQELITFSQFLERMWSAGCPSNLTYLAQHPLFEQIKELHEDIMVPDYCYAGGGELQSLNAWFGPHGTVTPLHHDPHHNILAQVLGRKYIRLYPASISEDLYPHTETMLSNTSQVDLDNVDLKEFPRVENLDFLDCILEEGDLLYIPPKWWHYVRSLSISFSVSFWWRSTVVPSKGS; this comes from the exons atggccggcggcgagccgccggcgccggcgacggaggcggaggaggggcggagggcggcgctgCTGCGGGAGATAACCGAGGAGGGCGGGTTCGCGTTCGTGGCgtcggcggagaaggcggcgtgcggcgacctccgcgccgcggaggcggcgcgggagatGGCGTGGGAGCAGCTCCACTCGGGGCCGTGGAGCGAGGTGGGCGCCGCGTGGAGGGACGCCTACGCGCTCGCCTGCCTCCACGTCGCGCGGCTCCGGCGGctgggggcggccgccgccgaccgccgcgccgcgctcagGGCGCTCGACATGGGCCTCATCATGGGGGGGAACCTCCTCCGCGCCGACCTCGAGGCCGCCATAGCGCGCATCGTCGCcgaccccggcggcggcggcgacgcggaggccgTCGACGAGGAGACCCGGAGGTGGAGGGAAGGGCTCGAGAGGAATCGAGACGAT GCACTTAATATTCTTCCGGCAAAGTCTTTATCTTGTAAGAAGGTTGAGAGGCGATCATGCATTTCTTTGGAGGAATTTATATGTGATTACTTTTTACGCGAGTCCCCTGTTATAATCAGTGGAAGCATCGATCATTGGCCTGCAAGGACAAAGTGGAAAGACATCCAATACCTGAAGAAGATTGCTGGAGATCGAACTGTTCCTGTTGAA GTTGGAAAAAATTATGTGTGCAGTGAGTGGAAGCAGGAGCTAATCACTTTCTCTCAGTTCCTTGAGAGGATGTGGTCAGCTGGCTGTCCTTCAAACTTGACATATCTGGCTCAGCATCCCTTGTTTGAACAG ATAAAAGAGCTCCATGAAGATATAATGGTTCCTGACTACTGTTATGCTGGTGGAGGGGAGCTTCAGTCACTTAATGCATGGTTTGGTCCACACGGGACAGTGACACCATTGCACCATGATCCACATCACAACATTTTAGCTCAG GTATTGGGAAGGAAGTATATTAGACTATATCCTGCTTCCATATCTGAGGACTTGTACCCACACACAGAAACTATGCTAAGTAACACCAGTCAG GTAGATCTTGACAACGTTGATCTGAAGGAGTTCCCACGGGTAGAAAATCTTGATTTCTTGGACTGTATATTGGAGGAGGGTGACTTGCTTTACATTCCACCAAAATGGTGGCATTACGTCAGATCTCTTTCTATTAGTTTCTCTGTTAGCTTTTGGTGGCGTTCAACTGTTGTACCTTCAAAGGGTTCATAG